The nucleotide sequence CGTTGGAGCGGCACCACCTCATGGTAGGCGTCATACATGGCGGGTCGGGCGAGGTCGTTCATAGCCGCATCGATGACGAGGAAGTTCTTTTGCGCGCCCCGTTTCAGATACTCGACCCGCGACAGCATCACTCCGGCGTTGCCGACCAGAAAGCGACCGGGCTCAAGCATGATCTTCAGGCCCAGGTCCTTGAGCAAAGGGGTCAGCGCCGCTCCGTAGGCCTCCGGCGTAATCGGACGCTCGGCCGCGGGAAACGCGTCCCACCACGCTTGGTCGCCACTGGCCAGGGCGTCCTCGTAAATGATGCCGATACCGCCGCCGATGGAGAAGTATTCGAGACCGTAATCGGCCTGCAGTTGCGCGACGACCGGCACGACCTTTTTCACCGCTTCGGTGAACGGACCGATGGTCGTGAGCTGGGAACCGATATGCATCTGGATGCCGGCCACCCGGATGTGGGGCAATTTGGACGCGGCCTCATAGGCGGAGGCGGCCACCGCGAGCGGAATACCGAACTTATTGTCACTCTTGCCCGTGGTGATCTTGGCGTGCGTCTTCGCGTCGACATTGGGATTGATGCGGATCGCGATCGGAGCCTTCACCCCGAGCCGTCCGGCCACGTAATTGATGCGGGCGAGCTCGGGTTCACTTTCGACGTGAAACGAGAATACCTCGTTTTTGAGGGCGAGTTCGATTTCCGCCTCCGACTTGCCCACGCCGGCGAAGACACTCGCCTTCACCTCGGAACCGGCCGCCAACACCCGCCGAATTTCGCCGCCACTCACGAGATCGAAACTCGTGCCCAGATTCGCGAAATGCCGGAGCAATGCGAGCGAGCTGTTGGCCTTCATCGCGTAACAGACCTGCACATCGAGCTCGCGGAAACTGCGCTGCAACCGTGTCACGTTGTCAGCAATCGTGGTCGCGCTGTAAACGTAGGTGGGCGTGCCGTAGAGACGAGCGACGCCCGCAAGATCGACATCTTCGCAATGCAGCGCGGAACCGTGGTAACTAAAGTGATGCATGGTCGAACAGGGCAGGGTCGCTAAAATCGCGTGAAACCCGCGCAAACTGCGAGTTTCGCCTTGAGAAAACCACCTAAAAAAATCCACGTTATAAATACCGATGCGCATCCTCCGCCAATTCTTCCGCCGCCCCCCGATTCGGATGGGCATGTTGGACGAACGGGAGCGCCGCCGGACCGCCATCCGCAACGAAGGTTTCGTGAGCTTTTTCAACGGCTCCGATTGTGTCTCCCGCCGGAATCCCGATCTCTACGACACCCGCCTGCGTCGGCAAAAACGGGTGAAAATCATGGCAATCATCACCGTGACAGCGTTGTGCTCCTGGGTGGTGATCGAGAGTGCGCAAGCCCTCTCAACTTTTTGATCGGTCGTTGCGACCACCTCTACGCAAGTAGACGTATTTCCGCCGTCGGCCTCATCGTGCTACCGTGGGCCGAGATCTGCCATGAAACCGAAATGCCCCTCCTGCGGTAACGCCCTCCCGCTCTCGGACGTGGACATCGCGCAAGACGTGGCGCTGTGCCGTAAGTGCGGTCACCTGAGCAAAGCATCGGCGTTGGTCGACCACACCTTCGATGTCACCGCCCTGCGGAATCCGCCCGCCGGCGCCTGGATGCGGCCGACGATGAACGGCGTCGCCATCGGTGCCACGACGCGCTCGGCCGCCGCGTTTTTCCTGGTTCCCTTCATGTTGGTCTGGTCGGGCGGATCACTCGGGGGAATCTACGGCACCCAAATCCGCAGCGGGGAGTTCAACCTCGTGCTGTCACTTTTCGGCATCCCGTTCGTCCTCGGCAGCATTTTGTTTTGGGGCATCGCCCTGATGGCGATCTGGGGCAAAGTCGAAGTCCGCCTGCGCGGCGGCATCGGCACCGCCTTGGTCGGAATCGGCCGCATCGGATGGAAACGCACGTTCCAACTCAATCAGGTGACCAACATCACCGAGGAACTCCGCACCGGCAATCGTCGCGGTGGCGTCGCCCACACCATCGTGCTGCACGGCCCCAAATCGATCCGCTTCGGCTCCGGCCTCAGTCCCGACCGGCGTCGCTTCATGATCCAAGCGCTGCGGGCGGCGCAAGCCTGACCGATCTACGTAAGTAGGCGTATCCCGTTGCCGCGCTCGTTTCGCTAGAATGGCGGCATGACTCGCCCCCACCTTCTCCCACGCCTGTTCGCGCTGGTAGCGTTGCTCGGCCTGCCCCTGGGTTCGCCCGCTCAGGAAACCGCCCCGGCCGAAATCACGCCCGCCACGCCCGCAGAGGTCGACTACTGGCGCCAGCTTCAGGCACGCATCGCCGCCTTCCGTTCGGCCAATTCCAGTCTGCCGACCCAGATCATCGACATGTCCATCCCTCAGCTCAACGAGGCCATGGACCGCATCGAAGACTTTCTCGACGACCGCGACCAGGACGAGATCGCGGACTTTGGCGCCGACCTGCAGGACTATCACGAAAACCTCATCGGCCTGTTCGAGGCCGCGCTGCCCTCTCTGCGGGAGGCCGCCTCGTTTCAAGAGCAGGCCAACCGGATCAACCCCATGGCGCGCATGATGGCGGGAGCGAAGGCCATCAACCTCATGGGGCGCGTCGAGGACTACAAACCCGCCCTCGCCAAGCTCCATGAACAAATCAACGCCCGCATCGTCGCCAGAGGCGGCCCGCGGATTTTCTTTTTTCAAAGCCTGAATCTCACCGACAATTCCTACGTCAAAGGTCGCCGCAGCGATCTCACCCCGCAGCAACGCGACGAACACTTCGTCGCCGAATCTCGCGGGATCGATCCGGGGCTCGGCACCATGGCCGAGCTCCATTTTGTGCCACTGCGCCAGGACGGCCGGTCCAACGCCGAAATCAACGCCATCCGCGACAAGTTGCTCGAACTCCTCCAGGAGTTTGCCGACAGCGTGCAACAGCTCTCCAACGTGCAGATCAAAGCGGAGCTGGCCAAGGACCCGCCGCCCAACGCCGATCCGCTTATCACCGCCCGCCTCGGCTTCGCCCTGCGCCAGGAACTCGTCCGTCGCAATCGCGATTCCGATGCCGCCTTTCGCCTCATCGACTGGAAGGCGTCCTTCGCACGCTGGCTCGGCGAAGCGAGAAGCACCAGCGCCGAACTGGCCTGCACCGACCTTGCCGTGAGTTACGACGGCGCCCGCTATGCCTTCAGCCCCGACCAACACGCAGTGATGGTTCGCTCCACGGAAAACGACGAGATCGTGGCGCAACACGAATTCGAGGGCGAGGTGCGCGGGCTGGCGTTCGACTTCCAGGACCGCCTGATGGCGTTCACCACCCAGGGGCTCTTCCGTTGGGACCTCATCGGCGGCGGGCAGCCCTACCTGCGTGACAATACCACCAGCCCCAACATCACCGGGGCCATTGCCACCGCCCTCGAACGCGATCGCTTTTTCCAAGCGTGGGCCCACATCCCCGGATTCAGCCGCGGGTCTCTCGACTCCAAACTGAACGCTTTCGGCTCCAGCAACATCACCGCCGTCGGCATGTCCCGCGATGGTTTGTTCGCGGCCTTCGGCTTTTCCGGCATCGACAACCTCGGCAACGGGGAAAAGCCCAAACACGGCATCGGTCTCGTCATCATGCCCGAGTCCGAAACCGTCTCCGAAGGGTTGATGGTCAAATCCTACCAGCAGGCGTTCATCGGTCCCGTGACCGACATCGCCTTCAGCGACGACGCCAGCCATTTCGCCTTCTGCCTCGATACCGGTGAGGTGCTCGCGTTCGCCCGGGAAGACGAGGCCAAGACGCGGATCCAGCTGACCCTCGACAGCCAGCCCTACCACTTCGTCACCTTCCTGCCCGGCGCCGAGCCCCTGCTGCTGGCGGCGGCGCGCAACGGCGTCATTCGCATTTGGAACTACGAGACCAAGGACCTGCAGCAACGGTTCGAAGTGCCCACCGGTCCCGCCGGAGTCGCCGTCGGGGTGGAGAGCGGTGTCCTGTTCTCCGTCGCCATCGGTGCCGAGGAAATCCACCGGTGGGACCTCGCCTCGGGCCACCATCTCGCGACCGTGGTCGGCACCGACCCCGTCATCGATGCCGACGCGTGGGCTGCCACCCTCGCAGCCGAGCAGGAACTCCAACCCGTCATCGAAAGCCTGCGTCGACTCTACGACTTTGAGGGCGAGGAACGCGAAGCCTTTGCCCGGAAACTCCTGGCCGAGGAAGGCGACCGCATCGACCGGCTCGGGCGTCGCAACACCGTGGTCGGCTCCGTGACCTCGCAGATCGCCGACCGCATCCGCGACCTCAACAAAGCGGACAAGCAAACCGAGGCGGTGAAAATCGGCGAGACGGCCATAGCCGAGGGTTTTGCGAGCAAGAGCGTCTACTACGGCACGATCTCCGGCCTGCTCACGCTCAACCGAATCAAGGACGCCAACACCCTGCTGGAGGACGGCCTGCAACTCTACCCGACGTCGAGCGACCTGCGCTTCCTGTATCAATGGCAACGCATGCAAAGCGCCCGCAACGCCGGCAACCTCGAGGCCACGCTGAAGGCGGTCGACGAGCTCGATCTCGTCGACCCCAAAAACCGCCCGCACACCTCTCAGCGCATCGACGCCTACACTCAAATTGCGCAGCAGAAAATCGCCGCCGGGCAGCAAAAGGCCGGTCTCGATCTCTTCGTCAAAGCCCTCGACCAATGTCGCACCAAAGAGCAGCAGCTGAAACTCCTGCCCAGCATCTTCTCCGTCGCCTACCAAGCCAAGGATTGGAAGCTCACCGTCGGTGTCGCCAACATGTGGATGCAGGTTGATCCCGCGAAAAAGAATGATGCTCAGTTCCTGGAGTGGGCCCGCTACGCCTACTCGCAGGCCAATAAATAAGCACCTCGCCCGACCACGAGATGCACGGCTTGAGCCCTCGCCTTCCACTGGCGCTGATCGTCGTCAGCCTGCTTACCGCCGAGCCCCGCCCCTTGGCGGCGCAGACCGCTGCGGGGCGGACATTCGCGTCACATAGCGCCGCGTTTTCCGAGGGCTATCGCATGGAAACCGAAAACCAGTTCAAGCGCGCGGCAACCTATTACGCCGCCGCGCTCGAACTCTCCCAAAACGATCGCGATCGCTACTTCGCCAGCCTGCGTCTCGCCGCGGTAGACTC is from Synoicihabitans lomoniglobus and encodes:
- the lysA gene encoding diaminopimelate decarboxylase, whose translation is MHHFSYHGSALHCEDVDLAGVARLYGTPTYVYSATTIADNVTRLQRSFRELDVQVCYAMKANSSLALLRHFANLGTSFDLVSGGEIRRVLAAGSEVKASVFAGVGKSEAEIELALKNEVFSFHVESEPELARINYVAGRLGVKAPIAIRINPNVDAKTHAKITTGKSDNKFGIPLAVAASAYEAASKLPHIRVAGIQMHIGSQLTTIGPFTEAVKKVVPVVAQLQADYGLEYFSIGGGIGIIYEDALASGDQAWWDAFPAAERPITPEAYGAALTPLLKDLGLKIMLEPGRFLVGNAGVMLSRVEYLKRGAQKNFLVIDAAMNDLARPAMYDAYHEVVPLQRDTSRAAMTADIVGPICESGDCFAKDREIQSVGEGELVAFMSAGAYGYTMSSRYNTRGTAAEVLVQGSSFELINARETFEQMIANEKIPAFLA